Part of the Leptospira langatensis genome is shown below.
AAAACGGTATCGTTCTAGAAGGAAGAAAACTTTTGGATTCTATCATCGATATCAGGACCCCAAGATTGACCCTGATCATCCGAAATGCGTTCGGCGGAGCTTACGCTACCTTCAACTCTTATCATACGGGAGCCGATATGGTATTTGCTCTTCCTACTGCAAGGATTGCAGTGATGGGACCTGCGGGGAAAGACTACGTCTACAAGGACGAGATCTCCGAGATCCAAAGGGAATATAAAGAGAACCTGAAGAAAGGCGTTTCTGAGAAAGAAGCTGCCGCTACTAGAGATAAGAAACTCCAATCTCTTTCCCAAAGATACGAAAAGGAACTCATGAACCCGAAAGAAGCTCTTTCTCTCGGATCCGTTTCCAGGATCGTTCTTCCGGGAACCACAAGAAATATACTCTTCCAAAACTTGGATTATTTAATCCGACACTACAAACCAGGACCAATGTCCGGACCTCAAAGGGAGTTCGAGTAAACAAAGATGATCGACTACCAAAATCGACGTATTACATTTCGCGAATCTACTTCACCTTGGATCCATTCCTTCTCCTTAGAGACGATCAAATGTCTGATCGTTTGTAGAGGACCTGTGCGTAAGGAAGCCATGGAGATCTTCGACCAGATCGGAGTTAGGGAATATGGGATCCTTCTCTCCGAAAAAGACTCCGTCGTTTATCCGATGGCTCTTGCTCCCGAACTAAGGGATTTTAGATTCCCTTCCAATATCCACCGAGTCCCGGATTATATGGGTGCCGGCGCCGAAGAGAAAGCCGCTCGCATTAAGCAGATCATCCAGATCGCAAAGGATAACGATTACACCCATATCTTTGCCGGATACGGATTCATGGCAGAGGACGCCGAGTTCATCGAGGCGATCGAGGCGAGTGGGATCACCTTTATGGGACCTTCTTCTCATGTGGCTCACCAGGCAGGTTCTAAGGATGAGGCAAAGAAACTCGCTCGTAAACTGAATGTTTCCGTAACTCCAGGTGTGGATACGATCTCTGCCACTTGCTTACTGAAGAAGGCGCCGGATGAGAAAGCACTTTCTGCTCTCGCAAAAGAAAAGGGATTAAACTTCACTTATAATTCTTCCGTTAGCGCGGCAGAAAATGCAGAAGCTCTTCTCTATGCCGGTTACGAGAAAATTGTAGAGTTAGTCACCATTGCAGAATTGCAAGCACAGGCCGAAATCGAATGTGCAGAGATCTGGAAGAAGTATCCGACCAACAGGATCCGCTTTAAGTATGTGGGCGGTGGTGGAGGAAAAGGACAAAGGGTCGTCTCTAAACCGGACGAGGTCAAAACTGCAGTACAGGAGATCCTATCCGAGTCCAAGGTAACCGCTCCAGGTTCCAATAGAAACTTCCTCATCGAATTGAATATCGAAAAGACCCGTCACAACGAGATCCAGCTGATCGGAAACGGAGAATGGTGTCTCGCTCTTGGGGGAAGGGATTGCTCCGTTCAGATGCACGAGCAAAAACTACTCGAGATCTCCTTAACACAGGAATTGCTCCAAAACGAGATCGCTGCCGTAGAGAAAGTTTCCGCGAAGAAAGCAGAGATCCTAAAGGCAGATCTAAAAGTACTGCAAGAAATGGAAGAGCAATCCGAAAGATTCGGAAAGGCAGTGGCACTCAATAGCGTTTCCACTTTCGAGCTAATCGTAGAAGGGACCAATCACTTCTTCATGGAGATGAACACTCGTATCCAGGTAGAACACAGAGTGACTGAGATGGTCTATTCCCTTAAATTTACCAACCCGGAAAACAAGGCCGAATTCTTCGTCGTAGATAGTTTGATCGAAGCGATGGCGCTTATCGCACTCCATGGAAAAAGATTGCCTAAGCCGGAGCGTATCGTTCGGAATATTTCCGGAGCGGAAGTCCGGATCAATGCTACGAACAAGGCGATCCAACCTCATGCCGGCGGTGTGATCCTGAATTGGTCCAAACCTTTACCGGAAGAGATCCGTGACGACCAAGGGATCTCCGTTCGTAATCCTGACACAGGTTTATTCGTACATTATAAAGTAGCTGGAGCATACGATTCGAATATCGCTCTATTGATCACATATGGGATCAGCAGAGAAGACAACCTTCGTAAACTCGGAAATATACTTCGTAAGACCGAGTTACGAGGACAAGATCTGCAAACCAACCTGATCGTACATTACGGATTGATTAACTGGATCCTTGGAAAGGATGCGCTATTCAAGCCTTCTACTGCGTTCATGATCTCCTATCTGGCGGCAGTAGGTGCTCTGGAAAGCTTAGGCAAAGACGTGGATCTGGAGGTGGCTTGGAACAAGATCGTTTCCGCGGCTCCCGCAGAAGCGAAGAAGGTACTTTCCAGAAAACTCACCCTGATCACAAGACCAGTGGCGGATATACTCGCCGATGCCCATCTACTTGCAGGGTTTATCGGTTATCACGAGAACCTTTCTTGGAAGATAGAGAAGGATCAGGTCGTGTGGCTTCGAAATCCTGTCCATATCCTTACCGATCTCTATTACTACCAGCATATGGAAGGCGAATTGCACCAATCCCCATCCGAACAGATCTGGGATCATGACCAACAAATACTCCAAGCTGCATTAGCTTTTTATAAAGAATTAGAAGTAAGAACCGGCAAGAAAGCGGATTCAGCGGAATGGGATTCGTTCTTTGCAGGACCTAAACCTTCCGGTTTCGACGATGCTCTTTGGACAAAGGCAGTTGCTTCTCATAAAGGATTCCAACTTGGATTGGAACTCTTAAAACTGATCCCGAATCTCGGAAACAAATCCGGGTTCTATAAACTTTCGATCGACGAAAACTTAGAGCCAGTGATCCCTGAGGAATTCAAAAAGGCGGATACAAGAGACGCGTTTATCAAGTTCTTGGCTCCGGCTCCTAAAGCAAGTTCCGACGAGATCGTGTCTCCTATGGGTGGAATGTTCTATTCCAAGGAAGCACCTGATCTTCCTGCAATGGTGAAAGAAGGAGAGCATTTCAAGGCTGGTCAGCCTCTATTCATCGTAGAGGTTATGAAGATGTTCAACAAGATCACTGCACCATTCTCGGGAACCGTCAAAGAAGTTCTTCTGAAAGACAGCGACGGAAAGATCATCCAAAAGGGACAGTCCATCTTCAAGATCGTTCCGGACGAGGTCTTAAAGATCGAAACCCCGGAAGAGATCCAAGAAAGAAGGAACAAGGTTACTCTTTCCTTACTCTAAAAAATGCAAAGGATCCTTGCTTTGGTCTCTACTTAAGCAAGGATCTCCGCTGGGATCTCCTCCAAGGAAAGGATCTTTTCCGCGGCTCCTCTCTCGATCGCTTCCCTAGGCATTCCGAATACCACTGAACTTGCTTCGTCCTGAGCAATAGTCCTTCCACCTGTTTTACGGATCTCTAATAGACCTTCTGCGCCATCGGCTCCCATTCCAGTGAGCAAGAAGGCCTTAGCATTCCTCCCCACATTCTTAGCGACCGAGTGAAATAGAACATCTACTGAAGGGCGATGTCTGTTTACGAGAGGTCCTTCCTTGACCCGAACCACGAATTGCGCTCCGTTACCTATGACTTCCATATGCTTGTTTCCGGGAGCGATGAGAGCAGTGCCTTCTTGCACCCTATCCCCATCCTTTGCCTCTCGGACTTGGATCTTGCAGAGCTTATCCAGGCGATTTGCAAAGGCCTCCGTAAATCTCTCAGGCATATGCTGAACGATCACTATTCCCGGGCAATTTGCAGGAAGAGAAGTAAGTATTTCTTCGAGTGCGATAGTTCCCCCGGTAGAAGTCCCGATAGCCACGATCCGATCCGTCGTCTTAATTTTCGAAAAATCTAATGCATTTGTTTTCATGACTGGGACTGCTGACTTGTTATGGGACCTTACCCTAGAAACGGAAGCGGAACGGACCGCCTCTCCTAAGGAAATTACCGAATCCTCCAAGAAATCCTTTAATCCTATCTTCGGCTTGGTCACTATACCCACGGCTCCTTCTTTCAAGGCAATCCAAGTCGTCTCCGACTCCTTTTCCGCAAGAGAGGAACAGATGAGTACAGGAGTAGGTCTTTCTTGCATGATCCTTTTCAAGAAACTGATCCCATCCATTCTGGGCATTTCTATATCCAATACGAATACATCGGGCCAGATATTCGACCTTTCTAACTTTTCCAAAGCGAATACCGGATCGGGAGCGGAGCCTATCACCTTTATATCATTGTTCTTTTCCAAAACCTGCGTAAGCACAGTGCGGACCACTGCGGAATCATCTATTATAAAAACATATATCATATTTTATGAATTCTTTGGATTTTCCATATATACCTCTCCATCCCAAAGAGAGAAATAGATCTTTCGATGAGAGGATCCGCCGGTATTTGCGGCCGAAAGAGTGATATTTGCCTTCTTGATCAGCGTTTGGACCGCCTCTACATTCTTATCGCCAATCTCAACGATCTTTCTCACTTCCTCTAAATTCTCCTCATCCGGCGAGAACATGGAAGCTCCTCCAAAGATCTTACAGACGAATCTGCCAGGCCTTTCGCCCAGTAGACTGAATTTCTCTAAGAAGGTTTCGATCGCATCGTCCGCATACTTATTGTGCGGATCGGGAACACTAGAGGGCCTCTTAGGAAGCATGATATGCGCCATTCCTCCCACTCTATAATAAGGATGCCAAAGACAGATCGCGACACAGGACCCGAGTAGAGTTCGAATCCTTGTACCGTTCTCTCCCCAGTATAATCCTCCCGGTTGTAGGAAGATATCCTTTACAATGTCAGGTTCCATTATGCCGGATTCGAAGCCGTTAGATGACTCGCTTCTTCTCTTGTTTCTTCCAGTGCGGTCAATTCCTCTACAGTAAGAAGACGTACAAGATTCAAAAGAAGAATGAAACCGCTTGCCTGTCTTGCCATCCCTGAAAGAAAGTCCACTCGTATCCTCGAACCGAAAGTAGGGGGAGGCTCGATCTCCGAAGAAGGGATACTCAATACCTCATATACGGATTCCACGATAAGACCTATATCCATTCTAGCCCCGTTCACCGATTCCGGCACCTCTACGATCACGATGCAAGTTCTCTTGTCCGGAGAATGTTTCTTCCTAAAGAACTTATCGCTCACGTCCAAGACAGGGACCACATTGCCACGAAGATTGATCACTCCCGGAATGAAGGAAGGCATCATGGGCACAGTGGTCACATGAGTGTATTCCAAGATCTCTTTTACATTCAGTAACCCGATCCCGAAAGTTTCGTCTCCTATCTTAAAGGTTAAGTATTGATTGTCCTCGAAATTGCTCATCTGACCCTCAATACTTCTCGAACTTGGATTTCTCTTGCACGTTGATGGATCTCAGAGAGGCCTTTTTCGACCCATTACTCACTTCCTTGAACTGATGCTCTTTACTCAAACGGAAGAACATTACGGATTCTCGCAAGGATTCCGCTTGGCTATTCATCTCTTCCGCAATGGCAGCTAACTCTTCCGATGCGGAAGCGTTCTGCTGGGATACCTGATCCAATTGTCCCATTGCCTTATTGATCTCCACCACACTCGAGGCCTGCTCCTCGCTGGAAGCGGTGATCTCTTGGACCAAATCCGCAGTTTTTCTAATATTCGGAACGATATCCCCAATGAGTTTCCCTGCCTTCTCTGCGATCGCAACAGAAGAAACGGCAAGACTAGAGATCTCATTTGCGGATTTCTGGCTTCTTTCCGCAAGCTTGCGCACTTCGGAAGCGACCACTGCGAATCCTCGACCATGCTCTCCGGCTCTTGCAGCTTCGATCGCTGCATTTAATGCGAGTAGGTTCGTTTGATAAGCGATATCCTCAATGATCGATATCTTCTCCGCAATCTGCTTCATCGCACTTACGGTCTCAGTTACAGACTTTCCACCGTCTTCCGCATCTCTGGATGACTGGCTCGCGATCTGTTCTGTTTGTTTGGAGTTACTTGCGTTCTGATCGATAGAAGCGGTCATTTCTTCGAGAGAAGAAGTAGTCTCTTCTACGGACGCAGCTTGTTGAGAAGCTCCCTGGCTCAATGAATTTGCAGTGGAGGAAACCTCTGCAGCGGAACCGACCAAACTTCCCGATTTCATGACGATATCTCCCATGATCTCGTTTAGTTTATCCACGGTACTATTCCCGAACTCTTTCAGCTTACCGAAAGTACCGAAGTATTCATTCTCAATCTTAGAAGTAAGATCCCCATTAGCGAGTCTCTCTAACGCGGAGAGAACCTCGTTCAGTCCCACCTCGCTGACCTGGAGTAGGGAATTCAAGGCTCCTCCGAGTGTTTTGAAGAAACCTTCCTTGCCGTCCATAATAACTCTGGTCTTGAAATCTCCTTTGGTTGCCGCATTTACGATCTCTTCGATCTCCTTCTGCACCGCAAGCTCATTCGTAACGTCAGACCATTCCACCACGGCGCCCAATCTTTGACCGTCTGTGCTTAGGATCGGGTTAGCGACTAAATTGAAAGAGCGACCACCTATTGCGATAGAAGACTCATAGGTAGAATTCAAATTTCCGATCAGATTTCTCTGATGAGATGGATTCTTATGGAAACTATCTATATTCGTTCCGATCAATTTCTGCAAATTAAAGGCGCTCAATTGTTTCCGAATGTCCATCTCGCTTCCCTGGAACATCTTATAGACTGCCTTGTTCATGTACTTGATATTGAAGTCCATGTCCGCGATCATTACGTTGGTACTGGTATTATCCAATGCCACCTTGATCCGGGTTAATTCCTCATTCTCGAGCCTTCTTGTTTCAGCGACCTTTTTCTGCTCGGTCACATCCGACCATTCCACAACCGCGCCGAGTCGATCCCCCGAGTCGGTTAAGATTGGATTTGCGATGAGATCAAATGTTCTACCTCCGATCTCGATACTGGATTTAAATGTTGTAGTAAAAGAACCGAGCAATCCTCTTTGGTGAGCTGGATTCTTATGATAAGTATCTATATTCGATCCGATGAGTTTGTTCAAATGGAAATTACTCAGTTGTTTCCGGATATCATTCTCACCGATCTCGAACATCTTCACGATCGCTTTATTCATGTACTTGATATTCAAGTTATTATCGGCGATCATAATATTGGTGCTCGTATTATCCAGGGCGACTTTGATACGAGTAAGCTCTTCGTTTTCCGCTCTACGGATTTCCTGCATTTTTTTCTGTTCTGTCACGTCCGCCCATTCGACTACAGTTCCTAATCTTTCTCCTGAGTTCGTCAAGATAGGATTCGCGATCAGATCAAAGGAACGTCCACCGATCTCAATATTAGAGCGGAAGGTTTTACTCAGATCTTTTAGTAAGTTCCGTTGGTGAGCCGGATTCTTGTGGAATGCGTCAATATTCGTGCCCATCAATGCTTCCGAGCGGAACTGAGTGAGTTGCTTCTTGATATCTTCTTCCGCATCGGAGAACATATGGCGGATCGCCTTATTCATATAAGTAACTTTCAGATTTACATCTGCCATCATGATATTCGTAGACACGTTATCTAAAGCGGTCTTGATCCGAACAAATTCTTCCGAATCCGCTCTAGAATCCAACACAGGTCCTCTGGAGAATGGTTTCAGGTAGATGGCTAAGGCAGGCAAAAGCAGTGTCCCGAATACCGCGAATAGGAAATGGTAATATACGGATCCTTTTGCAATGGCCTTAGGAGGGATCTCGAAAGAAGTCCCGGACCACTTTTCTCGTAGCACCTCGAACTTAGGAAGAGTGGACTGAACCAGATGCTCGACAAAATTTTCTTGTGTATTCTTACCCGCTCCACTTAGGATCGCCTTTCCCGCGAGGAGAGATTCATAGACCTCATCCAGATCTTCTTCTAGCATTTTTAATTCGGAAGAATTCGATCCTGCCTTGGCTAAGGACGAAAGATCAGCCTTCAGATCTTCCTTCTTCTTTTTAATGGAATCCAGTTTCGATATTAGAGATTCTTTATTTTGGTTCGGCATAAAAAGGGAATATAGATCCGAGCCTAAATAAGAAAAATTCGATCGGATCGTTTCTCCAGGAGACGAGCCGGATTCGTTCGAATCCCTTTGATCCGGTCCAAAATGGTCGAAATAATAACTCCAACCGGCAGATCCAAAAGTAAGAAGGATCCCTAATAGAAAGATCCAAACCAGAACGATTGCTTTGCTTTTGCCTTGTGCCATACGTTTTTACCTATTCTCAAAATTAATAACTTATTTCTAATTCGATCATGAATGCAGTATGATAGGATTTATTCCTACTTAGAGCGTATCTTTTCTCTTTCTCTCAAATTCGATCTTTGGATCTTTAATAGGGAATGAAGTCCAGGAACATCGAGAATGAAGGCGATCTTACCCGTGCCTAATACAGAGGTTCCACTAATACATTGGATCCCTCTAAAGATCTCGTTTAAGGGTTTGATGACGGATTGGATCTCGCCGAGTAGATCATGGACCAAAATACCGAAGTTCTTTCCTTCATATTCCAGAACTAGAATATTCTTTCTTCCTTCGTCGGAGCCAGGGAGCCCTAAGAACCTTCCCAAATGAAGAATAGGAAGAACTTCACCCCTTAGGTTGATGGAACCGGCGATCTCTTCGGGAAGGAGCTGTAGTTCCGATTCCATTGTTTCCTTGACCCAATCCATGGGCACAACGAAGTAAGAATCGCTGGATCTCACGAGGAAGCCGTCAATAATCGCTAATGTAAGCGGAAGTCTGATCGAGAATACTGATCCCTTCCCCAACTCGGATTGAACGTTAACCGATCCCCTTAAGGATTCAATATTACGCTGGACCACATCCATTCCGACTCCTCTGCCGGAAAGATTAGTCACTGCTTCTGCTGTGGAAAAACCGGGCTGAAAGATCAGATTGATGATCTCCTGTTCCGTCAAACTTTGATCTGGATCTATAATCCCTTTCTCCAAAGCTTTCTTACGGATCTTATCTTGGTTCAGTCCTTTTCCGTCATCGGAGATCTCTATGGAGATACTTCCAGTCGCATGAGATGCTTGGATTTTCAGTTTTCCTCTTTGCGATTTTCCTAATGCTTCTCTTTCCTCACTCGGTTCTATTCCATGATCTAACGCGTTTCTAAGAATATGCACAATCGGATCGTTGATCTTTTCGATCACTGAACGATCTAGCTCGGTCTCTCCGCCTTGGATCTCAAAATCCACATCCTTACCAAGCTCGAGAGAAATATCTCGGACAGTTCTTCTATATTTCTCAAACAACTCGCCGATAGGGACCATTCTAAGAGCCATTGCGGTCTCTCTGATCTCACCTACAAGTCTGGAAAAGATCTCCGCAGATTCATTCAATTCAGAATCTTCGGTATCTGCGAGAAGTCGCCCTAGACTCGCTTGAGAGATGATCAATTCTCCCACGAGATTCACGAGTTGATCTACTTTCGCGGAATCGATCCGGATCAGCTTAGGTGCTGTTGCGGCAGTTTGGACTTTCTGTACTTCTTGTTTTTGGGAAGTAGGAAAGTGTTTAAAATCCTGCTCCAATCCCTCGATCTCTAAACCTAATAATGCAAGAGTTTTATAATATTCTTCCGCTCCGCAAGGAATCTCTTTTGAGATCTGATGGAACACTTCTTCTACCGAGTGAGGGGGAGTCACCCGCAAGAAGGAACCTTCTTTTAAAAAATCAAATACGGACTCAATTTCCTCTTTTCTAGCCGAGGAGCGAAGTTTGATCTCGAATCCTAAATAACAGGTTTCAGAATTCCAAGATTCCCATTTCGGGAGTTGGGATTTATACACATACAGATAAAGGATCTCCCCGAAATTCTTCAGATACTTGAGAAAAGAGTAGGGGTCCATCCCGCTTCTAAATGTATCTTGGCCGGGAAAGAAACTGATCTGCCATTCTGAATTGACGGAACCTTTCTTTGTAGATTCTCCAGATTGCTTTGGAGAGATCTGTGCTCCTTTTCCTTCTTGCCGAGTTTCTTCTCCGCCAAGAAATCCTTTCGCTTCGGAAATGATCTTTTCTTGTTCGGCTTTCGCATCAAGATCCGAAAGATCGCCTGAATAAGGATCCGAAACTAACTTCTTTAGGTGATCTACCGCCCTTAAAAGAAAATCTATTTTCCCAGGATCCAGTTCTGTCTTTCCGGAACGAGCCAGATCGAGCAGAGTTTCCAATTCGTGGGAACATTTCTCAATGGCATCGTATCCGAACATTCCTGCCGTGCCTTTGACCGTATGGACGGCTCGGAACATAGAATGGATGGATTCTTCGTTGAATTCACCTCTTTCTAATTGTAAAAGAAGAAGTTCTGCCGAAGACAGTAACTCCGTGGATTCTTGGATAAATGCCTCTTTGATTTCGGAAAGATCCATTAGGCCTTCTCCAATCCGTAGGCAAATTTCAGGGAAGACGAATCCTTCTTAGAGATCCGGATCCTATCCTGGAAATAGCCGATGAGTCCATATAGATCCAAGAATTCTAATAAAGAATGGGAATGATTGGAAATACTCAAATCCCAAGACATAGCCAAAGATTCTCTCTTCAAAAGAAGAAGGGATTGCAGGAAGCTAGAATCCACTTTTTCCAAACCGCCCGCATCTATTTCCAATCGCAGTGGATTTTTTTGTAGAATGGAATTCAGTCGCTCCTGCCATTCCGAAATGGAATAGATAGAAGCTTCCCCAATTAGATCCACTCTATACATAGGACGGGAATCTTTTTGGCCTAACTCTGAGATCTTGATTTCCAATGACATAGAATATTACCGAAATCTAAACCAACAGTATCCGAATGGTCTTCAGGAGCTCTTCGGGAGAAAACGGCTTTGTTAGCCAGGCTTTAGCACCGGCTTTCAATCCTTCGGACTTTAACTCTTCTTGGGATTCGGTGGTTAGCATCACGATCGGAACGAACTTATGATTAGAATCCTCCTTGACCGCGCGGACAAAACTCAATCCGTCCATATTCGGCATATTCATATCGCTGACGACCAGATCGACTTTGCCCTCTTTCAATTTTTCAAGACCTTTCAATCCGTCTTCCGCTTCGACCACATTGAAAGAAGCTTGAGAAAGATGTAGATTGAGTATCTTTCTGAAAACGGCGGAATCATCTACGATCAATATTTTCTTCATTTGTACCCTTCTTCTTGCCTAGCGAATGGGCAGTAATAGCTCACTCATGACGCAGAGACGGATCTGATCCCCAGTATGATCCTTTGCATTATGAATGAAAAATAGTCCGTTATGTTTTCTCATGATCTGATCGACGGCAGTCAACCCTAGACCCAATCCGAATTTTTCTAGATGGGAGACACTCTCCACAGGAGGATGAAGCCGGAAGAACGGTTGTAATACTAGACTCTCGTATTTTTCCTCCACTCCACCGTACGGTCTTTCGTCCACGATGTTCTTTAATACGATGCAAAAGTATCCTTGGTTGATACTTGTAAACAGCTCTAAGGAAGTCTTAGGAGCGCAGTATTTGAACGCGTTTAAAACGATCTCATAGACTGCGGAGAAAAATAGATCCGGCTCTATCTCCACCTCCACTTCTCTTTTTAATACGGGAAGGTTTAGCCTGAGCCCTTTCTGTTCCAAATAGGGACGAATGAAATCCACGGCGCCTTTTAGTCGATCGACGAGTTCGGAAGCCAGCATCGGTTTCTTATTCAGATCTTTATTAATAATCTCTAATAATTGAGTCAGACCAGCCAGGAGGTTTTTAGTGATCTCTTGGTTTTCCAGAATAAGATCCATGATGCTCGAGTGGATCTGGTAATAATCCCCTTCCTTTTTCAGATCGGCTCTCGCCATATCCAAAAGACTGATAATGGCTCCTATTCCGGAACCTTGGGAAAGGGATGTCTGAAGGGAATGAATGGATGTTTTTTCCCAAGACTCGTCTGCGGATTTCCTCTTCGTTTCCTTATATGTTAACCATTCCAACTGACTCCGAAGCTTCAGACTCTCCGCTTCTATAATAGAATTCTCTCTATCCTTCAGTGCCTTATACTCTACGGCCTTGGACATGGATTTCAGGAAAAGATCGGGGAAAATCGGCTTGATAATATAATCGAATACGCCGAGCTTCATCACCTCGATCACTGTTTCCGTAGAATCGATCGCAGTTTGCACGAGTATGATTGCATCCTGTTCGAACTCTTTCAATCTTCGAATGAAAGAAGGACCATCCATCACAGGCATCAAAAGATCTACGATATAGATAGAATATTTTTTTGCCTTGGCCATTTCCAAAGCTTCTTCTCCGTTCGATGCGGATTCATACTGGATACCGAACTCCTCACAAAGTGCCTCGAGCATGAGTGTGTTCTCCAGTTTATCCTCAACGATCAGAACCGGATCTCGCACCAGGCTCTTTCTTTCCAGTTTGGGCGTGCCGATAGAGCCGGTGGTATTAGTCATGGATCTCTTCCGCCAATTTTTCTAGGAGTAATTTCAATTCGTCTATGGAGATCGGACTAGAAAGATAGAAATCGAAATCCTCTCCGAGGCCTTCCATTCGATTTTCTTCCGGAAGAATATAAACCGTCTTCCAAGCCGTCGATAAACCGGGAAGTCCCGTAGTAGAGAGATTATCCCGAAAGAGGATCATCTTTTTCTTATGTATTCCGCTGTTCTTGGGAAAGTGCAGATCCTGTTCCTGCTTTTTAAAGAAAGAGGTAAGTAAATCCTCGTTTTTTCGATCCGCACATTCGAATCTGATATAAGAATGAGTTCTCAGCTTTTCGGGATAGGAAGTGGAATACGTACGCCTAACCTGGATCTTTTTCTCTCCTTTGTCCAAGATAGGAAGATTAATATAAAAAGAGGTACCGATGCCTTCTCTGCTCTTCAGACGGATAGAGCCGTTATGCGCTTCTACTAGCTTTTTAACGATGGAGAGGCCGAGTCCTGTTCCTTCCGTGTCCTTGGACCTTGAGTTCTCCACCTGATAGAATGCATCAAAGACTTTGCTCTGTTCTTTTTCAGGGATCCCTATGCCTGTATCCGTTAACTCAACTAACCAGTCCCCACGTTCCTGTGTAATGGATAGATAAATGGATCCTTGTTCCGCTGTGAACTTGACCGCATTTCCGACCAGATTAAGAAAGATCTGTCGGATCCGTTTCGGATCTCCCGAGATCAACGGATTCCTGACATTGGTTTCCTGCCAAACGAAGTGAATATGTTTCCTAAGTATCTCTGCTTCCAATACGGAGACCACTTGTTCTATTTCTTTTCTCAGATCCAATTCGCTGAAATAGAACGTGGATTTGCCCGCATTCAATTTGGAAAGATCCAGAATATCGTTGATCAGACCTAGTAAATGCAATCCTGATGTATGGATCACATCCAAATACCTTTGGTTGCTTGGATCTTCCATAGAAGGCTGGATGAGCTTAGAGAGCCCGATAATCGCATTCAAAGGAGTTCTAAGCTCATGGCTCATATTCGCCA
Proteins encoded:
- a CDS encoding PAS domain-containing sensor histidine kinase; translated protein: MVKEDLRFGTETELFQLIISQTSDAILVTDSNLNENGPSIVFANPAFCDLTGYQIEELIGKSAKIMFGRDTDRKTLQNLKNCVQRGIPYSSSTIHYRKDGSKYHAEWTVSPVKDPAGNITNLLSIQRDITDKIQREEFAARRLRSEMGLTAASQILMSTRHESFTIERAIEHFLVLTGAERIYYYKRTSNPDVLFLEAESKNPFSSSTLAETYPEISLASRFSRWKGFLYKNEIIEFKTEQLSESERYFCQGRRSDTIFLFPLKISGEWIGFLGMEFFENPTGPEEQFTFRTFADLIGFYLERKSILEELKTHKETLEETVDKRTKELSVQKEKAEAASTAKSEFLANMSHELRTPLNAIIGLSKLIQPSMEDPSNQRYLDVIHTSGLHLLGLINDILDLSKLNAGKSTFYFSELDLRKEIEQVVSVLEAEILRKHIHFVWQETNVRNPLISGDPKRIRQIFLNLVGNAVKFTAEQGSIYLSITQERGDWLVELTDTGIGIPEKEQSKVFDAFYQVENSRSKDTEGTGLGLSIVKKLVEAHNGSIRLKSREGIGTSFYINLPILDKGEKKIQVRRTYSTSYPEKLRTHSYIRFECADRKNEDLLTSFFKKQEQDLHFPKNSGIHKKKMILFRDNLSTTGLPGLSTAWKTVYILPEENRMEGLGEDFDFYLSSPISIDELKLLLEKLAEEIHD